The genomic interval CTACGCCGACGACGACGTGGTCGTGGTCGACAAGCCTGCGGGGCTCGTCGTGCATCCCGCCCATGGGCACCCGACGGGCACGCTCGTGAACGGTCTCTTGGCGCGCGGCTACTTCGATCGCGACGACCTCCTCACGGCGGCCGAGCCGGCGCGCGAGGAAGACGAGGACGAGCCCTCCCCGCAGTTCTCCCGGCCCGGGATCGTGCATCGCATCGACAAGGACACGAGCGGGGTGCTCGTCGTGGCGCGCACGACCAAGGCTCGAGAGCACTTGAAGGCGCAGTTCGCGGCGCACGCGTGTGACAGGGCCTACGACGCGCTCGCCGTGGGAGTCGTTGCAGAATGCACCTACTCGACCCTCTACGGGAGAAACCCGAAGGAGCGCATGCTCTTCTCTTCGCGGGTACGGGAGGGCAAACACGCGATCACCCACGTGACGCCCAAGGAGCGCTTCGGGGCGATGGCGACGCTCGTCGAGTGCAGGCTCGAGACGGGGCGGACCCACCAGATCCGCGTGCACTTGTCGGACGCCGG from Myxococcales bacterium carries:
- a CDS encoding RluA family pseudouridine synthase, which gives rise to MVSEPDEPAITVVVAPGAVGQRVDRVLAEALASHALAPSRAELQRWIEAGRVTSGRAPVRAADKARAGQVFEVAPASPRPSVATPDPSVVFAVLYADDDVVVVDKPAGLVVHPAHGHPTGTLVNGLLARGYFDRDDLLTAAEPAREEDEDEPSPQFSRPGIVHRIDKDTSGVLVVARTTKAREHLKAQFAAHACDRAYDALAVGVVAECTYSTLYGRNPKERMLFSSRVREGKHAITHVTPKERFGAMATLVECRLETGRTHQIRVHLSDAGHPLLGDTMYGKAPRDPALARIAGALGRQALHARRLGFRHPRTNEPLVFESPWPDDFVAAVSALRGG